CCGAAAAAGCGTGAGGCATGCGCGAGCAACGAAGAAACCGTCAACGGCACGTCCATCATTTGTCCACGCAGCGGTGTCGTCATGGCTGAGTCTCCGTGCTGTGCTCGCGAACTTGAATAAAGTGGGTAAGAGGACCGGCCGGAACGGTATGGCGGGGCCAGGCTTTCGAGTGCAATGAGCGAGCACTCGCGTTCTCAATGTTTCCCGTTGACGCGTGGTGGCTGACTGCGCACGCTCGAATCGGCCGGATGAAAGCCGGGCTATCGGCTTTTGCGAAACTCCAATTGGTAACTCCCGTTCAATGATTCAAGATAGGTTAGCCCCAGACGCGTTGCAAATGGCTAACATGAAAATTGCTGGTGTTTCGCGCTCGTGGCCGTTGCGACCGTGCAAGCGGACGATCAGCAGAACATCACGGCCAGGCGAGATAATCTGTCTTGACCGACAATCAGCTAACGACCTCGGTGAGATAGCCACACGTCCCTTTCTCAACGTCAAGCCGCCGAGAATGTCAGGTTCGCTCCCAGCAACCGCGTGATACTTCGCACAGCGTCAACATACCGCCAGACAATTTCGCCACGTGCATGACGTATAGCTCGTATTCCCACAAAAAAGTGCCTTGCTCCCGAGCTATCCTCCTATTTCGGTAGTATGGATTTACTGACCACTGACCCCGTTCCATTCCTTGCTCTTTGCTAGATGCCTCGGGCTGGCAAGCAAGTTGCGGTCGTCACCGAAGTCTGGCCATGGAAACGCTCGCATCGTGGCTGCGCCGCCTCGGGCTTGACCAGTATGCGCCATTGCTCGAATCCCATGGCATCGACCTGCATTCGCTGCCGCTCCTCTCCGAGAAGGATCTCGTCGAACTTGGCGTGCGGCTCGGGCACCGCAAGCTTCTGCTAAAAGCAATCTCCACACTCAACAACGACGGGCGCGCAGCGCCTCCGCTATCGCAACCCGCCAGGGATGCCGAGCGCCGTCAACTTACCATCCTGTTTTGCGATCTCGTTGGCTCGACACAGCTTACGCAGCAACTCGACGCGGAGATGCTCAGGAATATCATGCACGCTTACCAGCGCACATGCGCCGATATCGTTTCGCGCTACGCCGGTCATGTGGCGCAATACATCGGCGACGGCATCGTCGTGTACTTTGGCTTTCCGCAGGCGCATGAGGATGACGCGGAGCGCGCCGTGCGCGCTGCGCTCGATATTGTCTCCGCCGTCGGCAAGATTGCAGGTCCAACCCCGCTGCAAGTGCATATCGGCATCGCAACCGGTTCAGTCGTTGTCGGCGACAATGGCGCGAGCGATGGTTCCATTTGGAATTCGGCGGTGGGCGAGACCCCCAACCTTGGCGCGCGTTTGACCGCACTGGCCGGTCCTGATCAGATCATGGTTTCGTTATGCACCCATCGCTTGCTTGGCAATACCTTCATTACCGAAGATCTGGGCGAACAGATGTTGCTTCGAGCTTGTCGAGCTTCTGCTCCGGCGTGTCGTCGCGTTCGAACCCACAAGCGCGCTCGAATGGTTCGATAAGTGGGTAGAAGAACCGTCATTGCGAGGCGCTGGGTTATGTTGATGCAGGGCTCGCGCGGATCGATCGGACGGTCATCGAACACCGTGCGGAGCATGAGGTGCGACTCCTTGTTCAGGGTGCCGCCTGGCGGTTCAACATTTCGATAAGGATCTGAAAAAAAATTCAGATGCGTTGTCGTCTACCGACTCGCGACAATTTGAGAAAGGCAACAGCATCGCCGTGAGTCGTGCGACGTGTTACATGTGAGTTAACCCCGATCGTGCTTTGGCCGTTCGAATCGCTTCGTCGAAAGACGAGGCGGTTGCCACATGGCGATGGTTCACCGTGACCAGCCATTTATTGTCCCGTAGACACCAACGGATTTTCCCACTCTCCATTAACGCGGAGAACCATCGCCATACAGAGGCGTCCTCGGCGTTTGCGCATGCGGCAGCCAATGCGCGAGCCTCGTGAAGGTGATGTGTATCGATTGTTTGTGAAGCGAGTTTCATCGCGGGTGCCTAGCGGGTCGCATGCGACAGGATCTGGTCGATGACAAGCTGGTTGCCAAGCGAGTTTTCCAGAGTGAATGCGATCGAATCACTGCGTTCGAGCAGCACAGAGCCGAAATTCTCGACCATCGACTGATACTGATCCACACCGCCGAAATCGAACGTTTCGACAACGCCGCTGGCATCGGAACGAAGTCTGATTTTCGCGTCGGCATACACGCCTGCATTGAATGGCGCGTCCAGGGAAAGCCAGCCTTTGGAACCATGGAAGACCATATGTTGCCGCCGCGCAAGCTGCGTTCCGCAGTAGAAGTTCAGGCGAAAACCCGGGAAGTCCAGCGCGCAGATTGCAAGTTTGTCGGTGCCATAGCGTGGGTCGATCGTAATGTCGGCGCGCACTGAGAAAGGTTCAAGGCCGGTCGCGATCCGCGTCGTCACCACCGGGTAGACACCGATATCCCGCACGCCACCGCCTCCAAGCACGAGGTCGTTCTTGAGGGCGGTAGGGTCGTCATTGAAATACGTGAAAGAGCCTTCCACGAGTTCGAGATTGCCTAGCGAACCGTTCGCGATCCGATCGCGCACGAACGCCCATTGCGGATGATGCGCCACCATGAATGCTTCGGCGCATACGAGTCCGGTCGCATCGCGAAGCGCGATGAGTTCCTGAACCTGAGCGGCGTTCATCGCGATTGGCTTCTCGCACAACACGTGCTTGCCCGCGAGAAGTGCCTTTTTGCACCACTCGAAGTGACTGGCCGTCGGCAACGGTATATACACCGCATCGACTTCTTTGCTCGCAATGACTTCATCGTAGTTCGCGCACGAGGCGGCTATGCCGTGCTTTGGCGCGAACGCTGCGGCACGCTCGCCATCGCGGGCAGCTACGCAGACCGCGCGGCCGTTGCTCGATCGCTGGATTGCGGGCACGACGAAGTTGTCGGCGATTCTGGCGGCACCGAGCACGCCCCAGCGGATCATGTCCCTCATGGCTGTCTCCTCGCGTAATTGGTTAGGTTCGTTAACACACCGTCTGAAGCCGCTCCGCGCAGACGCGAAGCACGTCATCCGGATCCCGGCGCCACCAGTTCTCTTTCGAAAATATCTCCACCTCGACCAACCCGTCGTATCCATTGCGTTCGACGCGTTCACGCAATGCGGACAGGTCGACGACACCATCGCCCATCATGCCGCGGTCAAGCAACAGGTCGCGCGTTTCGCGCAGCCAGTCGCATACATGAAAGGCGAGAATCCGCTCGTTGCGGCCAGCCGCCGCGATCGACGCCTGCAACGCGGGATCCCACCAGCAGTGGTATGCGTCGACAGCCACCCCGAGAAAGCCGGAGCGCTCAGGATCGAGCGCGTCACAGAGGTCCAGTGCTTGCGCCAGCGTGTTGATCACGGCCCGGTCTGCTGCATACATCGGATGCAGCGGCTCGAGCGCGAGCGGGACACCGAACTCACGCGCCGTTTCCAGCAACTCCGCGATGCCATCGGAGACCTGCGCGCGGGCTCCGCGCAAATCGCGGCTCCCTTCAGGCAAGCCACCGACCACCATCACGAAGCACCGTGCGCCCAGCGTTGCGGCGTCGCGCAAGGCGGCCTTGTTGTCGTCGATATTCGCGTCGAACTGCGCTCGGGTCGCAGCCGGCAAGTATGTCGAACGGCAATAGCCGGTGACGGTTAAATCGAGCGCTTTGATCTGCTTCGCGACCTCCGCAACGTTCACTTTCTCCACTTCATGACGCCAGGGCGCAATGCCGCCGAATCCTGCGCTGGCGATCCGGTCAATCGTGCGGCTGAGCGGTTCGCGATGACCGAGCGTTGCCGTGTTGATGGAGCACAGGTCGAGTCTTTCTTTCAGGTTTCTCATGGCTGTCCAGAGTGATATCGAAGACGAGCAGTCCGTGAACGCCGCCTTCCAGTGCTTCGATAAGCCGCGCAACGATCGCGCGATGAGTCGGATGCGCGAGATAGATAAAACACTCGTCGCGGCTGTCGAAATCCATCATGAAGCCATCGGCGAGATCCAGACCGTATCCCTCTGGCGAGATGTTTGGCCCGCACTGG
The Paraburkholderia terrae genome window above contains:
- a CDS encoding adenylate/guanylate cyclase domain-containing protein — its product is METLASWLRRLGLDQYAPLLESHGIDLHSLPLLSEKDLVELGVRLGHRKLLLKAISTLNNDGRAAPPLSQPARDAERRQLTILFCDLVGSTQLTQQLDAEMLRNIMHAYQRTCADIVSRYAGHVAQYIGDGIVVYFGFPQAHEDDAERAVRAALDIVSAVGKIAGPTPLQVHIGIATGSVVVGDNGASDGSIWNSAVGETPNLGARLTALAGPDQIMVSLCTHRLLGNTFITEDLGEQMLLRACRASAPACRRVRTHKRARMVR
- a CDS encoding Gfo/Idh/MocA family protein, coding for MTCFASARSGFRRCVNEPNQLREETAMRDMIRWGVLGAARIADNFVVPAIQRSSNGRAVCVAARDGERAAAFAPKHGIAASCANYDEVIASKEVDAVYIPLPTASHFEWCKKALLAGKHVLCEKPIAMNAAQVQELIALRDATGLVCAEAFMVAHHPQWAFVRDRIANGSLGNLELVEGSFTYFNDDPTALKNDLVLGGGGVRDIGVYPVVTTRIATGLEPFSVRADITIDPRYGTDKLAICALDFPGFRLNFYCGTQLARRQHMVFHGSKGWLSLDAPFNAGVYADAKIRLRSDASGVVETFDFGGVDQYQSMVENFGSVLLERSDSIAFTLENSLGNQLVIDQILSHATR
- a CDS encoding sugar phosphate isomerase/epimerase family protein, with product MRNLKERLDLCSINTATLGHREPLSRTIDRIASAGFGGIAPWRHEVEKVNVAEVAKQIKALDLTVTGYCRSTYLPAATRAQFDANIDDNKAALRDAATLGARCFVMVVGGLPEGSRDLRGARAQVSDGIAELLETAREFGVPLALEPLHPMYAADRAVINTLAQALDLCDALDPERSGFLGVAVDAYHCWWDPALQASIAAAGRNERILAFHVCDWLRETRDLLLDRGMMGDGVVDLSALRERVERNGYDGLVEVEIFSKENWWRRDPDDVLRVCAERLQTVC
- a CDS encoding Dabb family protein; translation: MIPSKGPVRHIVLCRFRSEVAAPSRLAFFEQIRRLAEIPEIAFTNFQCGPNISPEGYGLDLADGFMMDFDSRDECFIYLAHPTHRAIVARLIEALEGGVHGLLVFDITLDSHEKPERKTRPVLHQHGNARSSRTAQPHD